A window of the Helianthus annuus cultivar XRQ/B chromosome 4, HanXRQr2.0-SUNRISE, whole genome shotgun sequence genome harbors these coding sequences:
- the LOC110914281 gene encoding putative uncharacterized protein DDB_G0288537 encodes MVGSEIEAYVKRSYELADMCPNMSRPMPRRIELFIKGLPPRVKVESNSLPPRVSATTAATSTATVPASDNKRKWNDVDKATNASQSQKRPEKSINRSISQSSSVNQGQGGSQNQGSYVRKKPQCNKCGYHHYGQCARACRRCEKVGHEAKDCRAPQPKHQQQQNQQYQRQQRQPPQQNQGFKKGCYQCGDEGHFKRDYPQLNQNANDNNRQNNNNAGNNNNNGNNGGNSARGRVFMIGAGDARNDGNVVAEFSQRLGLTPTPLEVKQVVELADGKTIEASHVLFGCKLDLVGQVFDIDLLPITLGSFDIVVGMDWLSKHQAEILCKEKIVRIPTPEGEPLLVQGHRSGVMVGIISSMQAQKCLRKGYPSILALVMDTPSGERKIEDLPVVHEFADVFPEELPGLPPHRQVEFQIELAPGAAPIARAPYRQEPNF; translated from the exons ATGGTGGGATCTGAAATTGAAGCATACGtaaagcggtcgtatgagttggcgGACATGTGCCCGAATATGTCCCGACCCATGCCTCGAAGAATTGAGTTGTTCATCAAGGGATTACCTCCACGAGTGAAGG TGGAGAGTAATTCACtaccaccgcgtgtttctgcCACTACTGCTGCTACATCCACCGCAACTGTACCcgctagtgacaacaagcggaaatggaaCGATGTTGACAAAGCAACTAATGCTAGCCAGTCTCAGAAAAGGCCAGAAAAAAGTATCAACCGCAGTATCAGTCAGTCGTCTTCCGTCAATCAAGGCCAAGGAGGTAGCCAAAATCAGGGTTCTTATGTTAGGAAGAAGCCACAgtgcaacaagtgtggctatcatcattacGGGCAGTGCGCCCGGGCATGCCGCAGGTGTGAgaaagtgggccatgaggccaaagattgtagggcCCCGCAGCCGAAACATCAACAGCAGCAAAACCAGCAGTATCAGAGACAGCAGAGGCAGCCACCTCAGCAGAATCAGGGTTTTAAGAaagggtgctatcagtgtggggatgagggccacttcaagcgggattaCCCTCAGTTGAATCAGAACGCCAACGATAACAACCGccagaataacaacaatgctggaaacaacaacaacaatggcaacaatgGGGGCAACAGTGCTCGTGGAAGGGTGTTCATGATCGGGGCTGGGGATGCTAGGAACGACGGCAATGTCGTGGCtg agtttagccAGCGACTAGGATTAACTCCCACACCTTTAGAGGTTAAGCAAGTAGTAGAATTAGCcgatggtaaaacgatagaagcttCGCATGTCCTTTTTGGGtgtaaactagatctcgtgggtcaagtatTTGATATTGATCTTCTTCCTATTACCCTCGGTAGTTTTGATATAGtggttggtatggattggctatccaagcACCAAGCTGAGATTCTATGTAAGGAAAAGATTGTGCGTATCCCTACACCTGAAGGAGAGCCATTGTTGGTTCAGGGGCATCGCAGTGGTGTGATGGTTGGTATTATTTCATCTATGCAAGCACAGAAATGCCTACGAAAGGGGTATCCTtctattttggcacttgttatGGATACTCCGTCAggagaaaggaagatcgaggatctgCCAGTGGTACATGAATTCGCCGATGTATTTCCTGAGGAGCTTCCTGGCTTACCTCCTCATCgccaagtagaatttcagatcgAACTTGCACCAGGAGCAGCTCcaattgctcgtgctccttacc gtcaggaacCTAACTTCTAG